Within Sorangiineae bacterium MSr11367, the genomic segment AGCTCACCGGAAGGTGGCGTGGCCACTGCTGCGCCTTCCGAGTTGCCGGCTCCACCTAAAACCGTCGGCGCGGAGTCGCCGAAGCACGACGGCGTGCCGACGGCCATCCTCGCCCCCGCTAGCGCCTCCAATGCGAATGCGGGGAGCGCTACGACCCCCACACTGGGTCCTGGTTCGAGCGTTCCCGAATCGGGCGTCTGCCCGTCGGACATGGTGATGGTCGAAGGCGACTATTGTCCTTGGCTCGAGCAGAAGTGTCTTCGCTGGGTCGACCCCGAGACGAAGATGCGTTGCGCTGAGTTCGCCCCCACCGGCCCGTGCCAATCGGGGACGTCGCACAAAAAGTTCTGCATCGACAAGTTCGAATACCCCAACGTCGCGGGGGAACGCCCGGTGGTCATGAAGACCTGGGTGGAAGCGAAGGCGACGTGCGAATCCATTGGCAAGCGTCTATGCGGCGAGACCGAGTGGACCTTGGCCTGCGAAGGCGAGGAGCGCATGCCGTATCCCTACGGCCTGACGCGCGACGCCGAAGCCTGCAACATCGACAAGCCGCACCCGGAGCCGGACGAAAAGCTGATTGCCGACCCGCGCACGCGCGACGCCGAGGTGGCGCGTCTCGATCAACGCGATCCGTCGGGCTTCCGCGAAGCCTGCGTCAGTTCCTACGGCGTGCACGACATGACCGGCAACGTCGACGAGTGGGTCGTGAACGAGAGCGGCCGCCCGTACAAGAGCGGTCTCAAAGGCGGCTATTGGGGCCCCGTGCGCACCCGCTGCCGTCCCATGACGACCGCGCACAACGAGACGTTCATCTTCTACCAAATCGGCTTCCGCTGCTGCGCGGACGCCCCCAAGGCCGACGCCACGGCCGCCGCGACCCCCAAGGCCGCCCCCGAGAAGGCGCCCGCCGCAGCTGCCGCGGCCCCCAAAGCCGCCCCCGTCGTGGCCGCCGCTACGTTCCTCGCGGGAACCTGACCTCTACACAGCGCTTGGCAATGGCTTCGGCGAGCGCCGCGACGACAGGGTGAGAAAGCCCTTCGTCGTGAGCTCGCCGAAGGTGCATTTGCACCAGGTCGGGCAGCGCGTCCGCCATGCGACGGAGGCGCGCGCGCAAGTCGTCGGGGTCGAACTTCAGCTCGGCGCCGAGCTTGTCCCATTGATAAGGGCCAATATCCCAATCGATGGTGCCTGGCTCGTCGGCCAGATACGCACTTCGCTCCGCCGTGGCGAAGCGGATGGCGCCCGCGCAATCTTCGCCGACGTGGAGCAGCAAGGCGAAGGCGTTTCGCGGCGAGACCTGAAACCGTCGCGCCCATCGCTCCAGAATGAGCTCGTTGTCGGGGAGCAAGCCCCAGATGTACGCGTCGACAACGGCATGTCTGTGCTCCGACATGGTCAGCGGCATCGAAAGCGAGATCGGATACGCGTCTGGCGAGCCAGCCCATTCATCGGCATAGACGAACGTCAGCTTGCCGCGGCGATCACGACGGAGGTGGCCAACGAGGCGTTGGTCCAGCCATGCGAGCAGCTCGCCGTTCATGCTGGCGGCTTTCGGGCGTTGCGGACGACGGCGTCGATGTCCGGTGCATCGATGGGCGTGAGGGCGCCAGCGTCGGTGCCGATTCGAAGCTTCAAGCCTAGAGCGCGCAGCGTGCGCAGAATCAACCCAAGCTCGGCGCGAGGCTTACCGTGCTCGCATTCGCTGATCCATTGGCGGCTTACTCCGACACGTTCGGCGAGGGTACGCTGACCGAGCTTCAGTTCGCGCCGGCGTTGGCGGATGGCGGCGCCGAGATCCTTGGCGGTGCGAAGGTGCATCGTGAGCCCGGCCGATCGCAAATGTCGTCGAACGGCGATGTTCCCTTATGTCAGCGAACGGCGACATTTCAAAATGTCGTCGAACGGCGACATTTGCGTCGTGCGGCTTAGCCGGCGGGGACGGTTTCTTCGGCGGAGGCGCTCAGTTGCTTCAGGGCGCCGGGCTGGCCCACGAGGAAGATGAGGGCGGCGACCACCGTCCACACGAGTTGGACCATGTAGAGGAGGAAGACGTAGGCGGCGCCCTGCTCGGTGACCACGTTGGTGGGGAAGTACATGGTCATGCCCGCGTAGATGCCGGCCTGGAAGACGCCGAGAAGGCCGGGCGGGCCCGGGATGAGGACGGTGACGCCCAGCATGCCCATCAGCGCGCACGCTTCGCCGAACGTGATGGCCGACCCGTCGCCGTGGACGATGCCGCAGCCCCAGGCCAGAAGCCACATGCCGCCCACGTTGGCGAACCAGTAGATCGTGCTCTCCCACAGGAAACCGAGCGCATCGCGGCCGCGCCCGAAGGCATGGAGACCATCGGCGAGGCGCCCTGCAAAGTCGGCGAGCTTCTCGCCCAGCTTTTTCGACACCAGCCCGAACACGGCCAACGTCAGCCGGCGCGCCCACTCACGCGCGAAGTAGTAAACGCCAATCACGATGAACGCGGTCGTGAACACGCCGAGCATCACGAAGCCGGAACGGCGCACGGCGGCCACCGACACCGGAAGCCCGACGACCGTGGCCGGCAACGGCACCACGTGCGGCACCGTGATGAGGGCGATGGCCAGGATGATGCTCAGATAGAGCCCGTCCACCACGCGTTCGGCGACGACCGTGCCCGTGGCCGCGGTCATCGACAGCTTGCCTTTCTCACGAATGAGGAAGGGCCGCACGAACTCACCGAGCCGGAACGGCATCAGCAAAATGGCGGCAAAGCCAATCCACGACACGGCGAGCACCCGCCTGCGCGGGACGGTGGCGATCGACCGCAGCAGAAAACGCCAGCGGACCGCGCGGAAGTACGTCATGACGACGAGCGTCAGGAAGTACCCCCCGAGCGTCCACCAGCGCACGTGCGCGAAGTTCCCGCTGTCCGGCAGCAGCTTCAGCCCGCCTTTCTGCAACGTAAAGAGCAGGCTCGCCGTGATGACCGCCGATGCCACCAACTTGGCCGTATGGCGTCGGAAGAATCCGTGGGGTGGCTCCAAGGCCGTGGAAGACTCAGACGAGCGCGATTCGGACGGGGCGGGGGAGCTTGATTCGGCGGTCACTTCGGCACGCTCCTATAGCGCGGAGTGTACCGGCGTACCACACCCGACGAAGATTCCAGCCATTTACGGCGGACGCGACCGCACTTCGTCGGGTTTCCGTCCTCAGGGGATCATTATCGATGGCGCGTCAAAGGCTCCAATAGCGGATCTGTCGATCGATCTTTCGCGGATCGAACGCGCTCTTCACGTCGACGAAGATGCCGCCGGGTCGCACGAACGATTGGATCTTCGCCTGGCCCAGTTTGAGGTACGCATCGTGCGAGACCGCGAAAACGAGGGCGTCCAGATCGTGGAACTCCTCCAATGCGGCGAGCTGCAAGCCATATTCGTGAACGCACTCGGGGGCGCTGGCGAGCGGATCGTGAAGCAGGGCCTGAATGCCGAATTGCCGGAGCTCGGCGAGGATGTCGGGGACCTTGCTGTTGCGCAGATCGCTCACGTTCTCTTTGAAGGTGAGGCCCATCACACCGACCTTGGCGTGCTTCACGGGGATGTCCGCGTCGATGAGCAGCTTCACCGTGCGCTGCGCCACGAAGGGGCCGACGTTGTTGTTGATGCGACGGCCCGCGAGGATCACCTGCGGCTGGTAGCCGAGTTGCTCGGCCTTGGTCGTGAGATAGTACGGGTCGACGCCGATGCAATGGCCGCCCACCAGGCCGGGCTTGAACTTGAGGAAGTTCCACTTCGTGGCCGCCGCCGCCAGCACGTCGCTGGTGCGGATGTTCATGCGGTCGAAGATGATGGCCAGTTCGTTCATCAGCGCGATGTTCAAATCGCGCTGCGTGTTCTCGATGACCTTGGCCGCCTCGGCCACCTTGATCGAGGGCGCGCGGTGCACGCCGGCGGTCACCACCGTGCCGTAGACCTCCGCAACCCGCTCCAATGTCGCGCTGTCTTCCCCGGAGACGACCTTCACGATGCGCTCCAGGGTGTGCTCGGTGTCGCCCGGGTTGATGCGCTCGGGGGAGTAGCCCAAGCGAAAGTCTTTGCGCTCGAGCCCCGACACACGCGCGAGGATGGGCCCGCATACATCTTCGGTCACGCCGGGGTAGACCGTCGACTCGTAGACGATGCATGCGCCCTTCGAGAGGACCTTGCCGACGGTCTCGCTGGCGCGGATCACCGGGGTCAGGTTGGGCACGTTGTGCTCGTCCACGGGCGTGGGGACGGCCACGACGAAAAACGTCGCATTCTCGAGCTCTTTCGAATCACTCGTCATGCGCAACGTGGAGGCTGTGAGCTCTTCACGTTTATGTTCACCATTTCGGTCGTAACCACTCTGAAGTTCTTCGACTTTCTTCGTGTCGATGTCGAAACCGATCGTACCGGGAAAATGACGGGCAAAGGCGAGCGCGACGGGCAGGCCGACGTAACCGAGACCGATGACAGCGATTCGCTCTTCCTTCTTAGGCTGGCTCATGGAGATGTCCGTCCAAGCCGGGCTAGAGGGAAAGGAGGGAGCGGGGTCCTTCGATGAGGAGCCGCGAGCGTTCGGCCCGGCCGACGAGCGCTTCGAGCCTTTCGATGCTCGAAACCACGGCGTCGACGTCCTCAGGCTTGTGCGCATCGGAACTGGCGATCTCGTACGCCTCTTCCTCGAGCAGCTCTTCCGCGGCTCGCTGCGCGGCCCGGCCGTATTTTCCCACGAGCGAGCAAAGGTCGAGCTGCAGGTGGGTGCCGGCATCGAGCAGTGGCGTCAGCGCGCCGATGTCTTTCCAGACGGGTTGGTACCGCTCCGGGTGCGCGAGGACCGGGGCCAGGCCGGCGCGGCGCAGGTCGAAGAAGCGCGCTTGCAGGTTCCTCGGGAAGGCGCTCGAGGGAAGCTCGACGAGGACGGCGCGACGGACGCCGGGCGGGTGGGGGGCGTTGGGCGCGTTGGGCACACTGGGATAGGGCACGCCCTCGCCGGACACG encodes:
- a CDS encoding HipA N-terminal domain-containing protein, with translation MNGELLAWLDQRLVGHLRRDRRGKLTFVYADEWAGSPDAYPISLSMPLTMSEHRHAVVDAYIWGLLPDNELILERWARRFQVSPRNAFALLLHVGEDCAGAIRFATAERSAYLADEPGTIDWDIGPYQWDKLGAELKFDPDDLRARLRRMADALPDLVQMHLRRAHDEGLSHPVVAALAEAIAKRCVEVRFPRGT
- a CDS encoding helix-turn-helix domain-containing protein, with the translated sequence MHLRTAKDLGAAIRQRRRELKLGQRTLAERVGVSRQWISECEHGKPRAELGLILRTLRALGLKLRIGTDAGALTPIDAPDIDAVVRNARKPPA
- a CDS encoding formylglycine-generating enzyme family protein — encoded protein: MRQIGIFIGVSIAAVIFGASSPEGGVATAAPSELPAPPKTVGAESPKHDGVPTAILAPASASNANAGSATTPTLGPGSSVPESGVCPSDMVMVEGDYCPWLEQKCLRWVDPETKMRCAEFAPTGPCQSGTSHKKFCIDKFEYPNVAGERPVVMKTWVEAKATCESIGKRLCGETEWTLACEGEERMPYPYGLTRDAEACNIDKPHPEPDEKLIADPRTRDAEVARLDQRDPSGFREACVSSYGVHDMTGNVDEWVVNESGRPYKSGLKGGYWGPVRTRCRPMTTAHNETFIFYQIGFRCCADAPKADATAAATPKAAPEKAPAAAAAAPKAAPVVAAATFLAGT
- a CDS encoding protein tyrosine phosphatase, with the translated sequence MRDFIDLHSHWIAHIDDGARSPAASVAMLSRLFQAGFSTVIATPHMRPGMFDNDRPALERAYAAMGPHLEEASVPLPKVGLASEHFFDDVVFQRLVSGEGVPYPSVPNAPNAPHPPGVRRAVLVELPSSAFPRNLQARFFDLRRAGLAPVLAHPERYQPVWKDIGALTPLLDAGTHLQLDLCSLVGKYGRAAQRAAEELLEEEAYEIASSDAHKPEDVDAVVSSIERLEALVGRAERSRLLIEGPRSLLSL
- a CDS encoding flippase-like domain-containing protein, with product MTAESSSPAPSESRSSESSTALEPPHGFFRRHTAKLVASAVITASLLFTLQKGGLKLLPDSGNFAHVRWWTLGGYFLTLVVMTYFRAVRWRFLLRSIATVPRRRVLAVSWIGFAAILLMPFRLGEFVRPFLIREKGKLSMTAATGTVVAERVVDGLYLSIILAIALITVPHVVPLPATVVGLPVSVAAVRRSGFVMLGVFTTAFIVIGVYYFAREWARRLTLAVFGLVSKKLGEKLADFAGRLADGLHAFGRGRDALGFLWESTIYWFANVGGMWLLAWGCGIVHGDGSAITFGEACALMGMLGVTVLIPGPPGLLGVFQAGIYAGMTMYFPTNVVTEQGAAYVFLLYMVQLVWTVVAALIFLVGQPGALKQLSASAEETVPAG
- a CDS encoding nucleotide sugar dehydrogenase; protein product: MSQPKKEERIAVIGLGYVGLPVALAFARHFPGTIGFDIDTKKVEELQSGYDRNGEHKREELTASTLRMTSDSKELENATFFVVAVPTPVDEHNVPNLTPVIRASETVGKVLSKGACIVYESTVYPGVTEDVCGPILARVSGLERKDFRLGYSPERINPGDTEHTLERIVKVVSGEDSATLERVAEVYGTVVTAGVHRAPSIKVAEAAKVIENTQRDLNIALMNELAIIFDRMNIRTSDVLAAAATKWNFLKFKPGLVGGHCIGVDPYYLTTKAEQLGYQPQVILAGRRINNNVGPFVAQRTVKLLIDADIPVKHAKVGVMGLTFKENVSDLRNSKVPDILAELRQFGIQALLHDPLASAPECVHEYGLQLAALEEFHDLDALVFAVSHDAYLKLGQAKIQSFVRPGGIFVDVKSAFDPRKIDRQIRYWSL